GCGGGGCATCTTGTCACACTCATTTTTGCAGCCAAAAGTCTGATTTATTTGGACCAGAGTTCTGAAAATCAAGACTTCATcaatgtgcataaaaaaaaagaggaacagcacatgaacaaataacaaataaacgAATATTGATGAGCCTTTGCAGATCAAACCTCTTAACAGAAgaagatccatccatccatcatctgtactATCTATGcacgccgcttaatcctctgcagggtcgcgggggggctggagcctatcccagctgacttagggcgaaggcaggggacaccctggacgggtcgccagtccatcgcagggccacacatagagacgaacactctcacacactctcattcacacctacggacaatttagaatgatcaattaacctcagtatgtttttggactgtgggaggaagccggagtacccggtgaaaacccacgcttgcacagggagaacatacaaactccacacagaaagatcccaggcgtcccaaccgggacacgaaccggcgatcttctagctgtgaggcagcagtgctagccactgggccactgtgcaaCTTCTTGAGAGGTTGGTGGACACGTGCAGAGACCAGCTCCAGAACCTGCTGAGCCCACTGAGATGGTTATTGATCCAACATCTGGCATCACAGCATCAGAGCCAGATGTTTCAGAGACTTCCACAACAGAAGGTGTCACTGAATCATTGCCATGTGGTAAAAGGCAAGGTGACAGAAAGCTGAGTCTAAGTTGGACAGTGATGATTCAAAAGTCTGTCAGCGGAAGGACGAACAGCTGATGGCCGGAGAGGACAAGGACTCTGCAGCAGTCACCAACAGAGGTGACAAGCAGCAGAAGAGCCATCTGACATCCGCAACTGAGATGCTcgagacaagaagaagaaaaagaagaagaagaagaagagctgaatGAAGGCCCCAGCTTCAGCATCCAACAGTGGATTTAAATGCTTCCTTTACAAAGAAATAATAAGTTGTCCTTTGCAAACATCACCTACCAGATAAATATCACATCTCTAGACTCCTGTgtacaaaatgttctttatagatcttacaaacattttcacagtaagAACAATGTGGTATTAAACTGTAGGCGACTAATCTTAACATCATCACATTCCTACATAAAGCCAAAGACCAGAGAGGGGACTTGAATACTGACATGCAAATTGTAAAGttgtgcaaaacacaacatttattgtAACTTGGATGTAATTTGATCTTCCCACTCTTTGAAAAATCATCCACCTACTTTCATATTTATGAATGCAGTGTGGCATGCAGGACTCTGCAGCTGTTAATGAGAGCTGAGCTGTGAAGTAGGattagaaaatgaaataaaaaattaatgCTAGTTGAAATCTGGGGGGATTTGAATGTTGGTGTAATGACATGACACCTTCGGCTCGGCAACAATCACAGAGATCTGAATTTTCACTTCTTTGTTATTAAACCGAAAgatggaaaaaggaaaacaaaaatcataatCGAACAAACAAGTCAACACATTCGAGAACGTACCATAGTTACTTTTAATACACTAAAACTTTGAGTTGTTTACAAGGAAATTCAGACGACTGTGCCAGAATTATAATGTCATTGGCAGTCAGGCTGTGTGATAGTCCCCGCTTGCATTTCTCGTCAAACAGCAGAAGTAATTGTTACttaaaatgaatgattattcatgtaaatgtaaattattcaATTCTAAAGTGCCTGGGTAGCATTTCGAGACTGACCTCAGCAAAGTCTCTCCGTCACCCCACTTAATGTCAGGAAGCGAGCTGCCCTGACGGCTGAGATTCttttaaaagcatgaaacaTCGCAGGAACGAGCTTGTGGTATCTCATGATAAATGACTGCTGTTTGGCTTCTTTCAAATCTATAATCAGCACAATCTGTCATCAGGTTTTTGCAAATGAGTCCCAGCCACTTTATAAACCCCTAAGAAGAGCAGAGGTTACTGTGAAATAACCAAAACTGTTTTAACTTGGgcataaaatatgtgttttcaaGTAGGATCCCATTACTTACAGCATGACGCTGATTGAgaaatgggttttttttaaagacttctGTAtcagtggaaataaaaaaaaggtataGAAACACTTAATGCTTCACTCCATTCAGAGTTTATTAccttattttgtctctttcccaTAATTTGCAAAACgcaaaaacacttaatttatCTTTGCCAGTTTTATCTCTCTGCTCTCATGTCTGCAGCATTGAACAGTTCTTAAAGCTCACAGATGAATGTGTCCCTTTATAAGTGAATGAAGAGTACGATTATCAGCCTGAGAGTGTTCtcacagtgtttttattcagtaaaatgtgtttttctttcctttttcgGGGTCATCAGAGCGTCTGTCCCACTGTGTACGAGGGCAGGTCACAAGTCAATTAAATTAGCTTTTCATAATTCAGTATTTCTCAGATTGTGAGATGTAGTTCTAGTGTTCCACCAGTAGAGGGCGCATCACATCCACATTTATAGATGATGCTCTTTAGTAGAACAACCACTGTGTGCATGACAGATGTATTGGTGAGGACTGCGGGGATGTGTTGTACTCCCTCAGCGCAGACGTATCTTCGTGCCTCAACCCAAATATTGAACACATAAATGAAGATGTTTCCTCGCTGTACAGATGGGCAGGAGAGTTCTTGATTCATGAGAGTCGTGATTAAACCTCACGCTGCCTTTAATATCAATTTGAAACCCCTCCGGAGGACAGGCTGCGTAGTAAACATGCCTCTGAAATTAAACAGGGAGTTCGGCTGCACAGGAAGACAATATCGTGCGCAGAGATTCCGGATTTAAAAGCCTCGCAAATGACACCCAGCCTGCGCCTGCCTCCCGGGGCCCAGCGAGCTGTTTACAAAAACTGGAACGCTGGAGGGCGGCGGGGGGGACGAGGGGGGTGTAATCATTTCCTCGGGCTCGTGCTTGATCCTGAGGAATTATTAGAAGACAATCACAGAGACAAAGCTgcaggctggaaaaaaaaaaaaaagaaaaaaaaagcatgagcGAGTTTAACGTTTTTTTATTCACGTGTTCACATGTCATCACATGTAACAACAGTCATATCAACAGTACACCCAGGGGCACATTACAGTCTAATCCCCAAAATATATAAACTCTTCAGTACACAGAGGACCACAGGAACGTGCAAAAAATCCACATGTACTATCACTGCGTCACCACTGCGGCTGATGTGACACTAAGCCACATCGGAAGGAAAAACACCTCAATATTTAGGCACAAACAGCTCCACTGTTCACGTTGCTAATACACTGGTAAGCATGTACATAACGGTGGCCTTCATGTGTTGGATCGGGACAGAGCGCTTCTATATTCTGGTTGCGTGAGAAACAGCTCCCTTGTCATCGACGTGATCGGCATGCTTTCACCTGCCCAGCCCTCGCCACATCTGTGGAGTGCGATAGAAAAGGTagccagagaagaaaaaaaggcgCCTCCCCCGGGAGACGTGGAGCTGCTTGCTTTCAGCCGGGTCTTGACAGCGGCTCCCTAGAGGCCTGCGAGCAGCTCACTGAGCAGCACCTCCCTCTCGCCTAGAAGCACGTCTCTCCTCAGACTGGTCCCTTTGTTCACTACCTTTATCTTCATGGCCAGGCTCTTCACCTGCGCCTTGGGCAGCGCGTCGAAAAAGAAGTCCTCGTTGAACACCGGGTTCCTGCTGTTCTTGATGATGGTgctcctctgtttctgctgcttgcCTGGTTTCAGGTAGAGCGCCACGCAGCAGTTGATGCTCTTAAGATCCGTCTGCCTGTCGTAAAGGGCCTCGGCCGCCAGCACGCGGACCCTCAGTCGGGCAGCCTCCGGGTCGTAGTGAGTGCTCAGCCTCAGTGTCCCCCCCTTGTGGAGGTTGATGGTATGCTCACGCTGCAGGACGTCCGACGACGCGCCCCGCGAGCCACCGCTTTTGCACCCTCTGAAGGCGGGGGACGGGGGGCAGCGGTTGCGGCGGCGCTGCATGTTGGGGCTGttgtctgctgagctgcagtcaTCAGTGGAGAGAGAGCTGTGGCGTGCCAGGGTGCGCTTGGCACGAGTCACCttcagggagagagaaaaggcaacgggtaaacacacaggaagaagaaaaaaaaccctcagtgtCATTAAcagcaactaacaattatttcaTCATGGAATAATCTGTTGATCGTTCTCTCGATTAATTGTTTGGATGTTTGGTTGTTTGACTtccttaaatgtcttgtttcatccAAAGATattgtgtttactgtcacagaggagtaaagaaaccaggaCACATTCACAGCCGAGCGGCTGGAATCAGaaactttgggttttttttccccttgagACGATTTATCGATTATCAAAGCAGTCGACGGTTAAAGTCAGAAACAGCTGTCACCTTGgcctgtgtctgctgtgtgatgGAGCgcaggagggaggcagagcggGACAGGAGAGGGGAGTTAAACGGGGACGAGTCTGCTGACGAGCAGGTGTCGCTCTCTCCGCCGCTGAAGTACCGGTAGGGGTTGGGGTCAGCTGGAGCCAGCAGAGTCCCCCCTTGGGAGCGCCTCTGGGAGTTGGGTGAGGTGAAAGGGCTGTTGGGGTCGCTGTGGAAGAGGCTCTCCTTGCGTCGGGTGTGGGGAGACTCCACCAGGGTGGAGAACCCGTAGGAGGTCTGAGCCTTGGGGACGTAGGGCAGAGACATTGCAGTCTGTGACTGAGGGTCTGCGTTGGTGTTGACATCAGAGCTGACCCTGTCCACAGACGCCGGCTCGTCGGCGCTCTCTATCTGGATGATGTGACGGTTGGCCGACTTCTGGAGGTTGCGGGTGTCGCCCACCATGCGGGAGAAGAGGCGAGGGCTGCAGGGGTTCTTGCTGCTCCGTGCTCTGGGGCTCTGGATGCAGATGGCGtggtcagaggaggaggggcgCAGCTTGGAGCAGTGCTGAGGCTCGGGGGTGAGGGTCTCCTCTGGCGGGCAGCAGATCAGTTTCGGGGGGATGAAGAAATCTGGGATCTTGTCCGGAGTGAGGACGTTGGCGTAAACAGAGACGGGAATGGCCTCTGTTGTCTGCGGGGGCTGGGATTGTGTCCCACTGCTACGGAGCTTCTCCAGGAGCCACATGCCCACTCAGACGCCTCAGCTCACAGCTTCTGTGatcacagggaggaggagagagcaaaacaaacacacatatgagCAGAACCACATCTCTGTGTTCAGGTTTACTAAACATTTTCCCAGAATAACTAAATAATAAGAACttggactctgtgtgtgtcactgtcacCCACAGAGGAAACCAAATCTCTTGAACCAATTAGTGAAGGAACGAAGGCTACGGAGCCAAGaacaacacattctcacacaatTCAAACATTAAAAGACTGTCCGGAAATagactttcaaattaaatgtgaaatcaTTGTGCAAAcaaagtgacattaaaaaaaaaatactttacaTATCTTGTACATAGCCTAATTCTCCTTTTTAAACTAGCGGTACTGACATTAGTATCACCTCAAACAAACTCATCTTCTTCAACAAATCAAACTGCTGCGTTTTTCCCCAAAATAAAACCACTTTAAGTCGTTGGAGTTGTCATTACGCGCTCAGATCGTTTAAAACACGAGGAAAGGCGAGTCTAAACAACTTTTCCGCCCCGAACAAAGCCCCATGAAGTGCACACGTACCaccgaacacacacaaac
Above is a window of Acanthopagrus latus isolate v.2019 chromosome 21, fAcaLat1.1, whole genome shotgun sequence DNA encoding:
- the LOC119011259 gene encoding C2 calcium-dependent domain-containing protein 4C-like, translated to MWLLEKLRSSGTQSQPPQTTEAIPVSVYANVLTPDKIPDFFIPPKLICCPPEETLTPEPQHCSKLRPSSSDHAICIQSPRARSSKNPCSPRLFSRMVGDTRNLQKSANRHIIQIESADEPASVDRVSSDVNTNADPQSQTAMSLPYVPKAQTSYGFSTLVESPHTRRKESLFHSDPNSPFTSPNSQRRSQGGTLLAPADPNPYRYFSGGESDTCSSADSSPFNSPLLSRSASLLRSITQQTQAKVTRAKRTLARHSSLSTDDCSSADNSPNMQRRRNRCPPSPAFRGCKSGGSRGASSDVLQREHTINLHKGGTLRLSTHYDPEAARLRVRVLAAEALYDRQTDLKSINCCVALYLKPGKQQKQRSTIIKNSRNPVFNEDFFFDALPKAQVKSLAMKIKVVNKGTSLRRDVLLGEREVLLSELLAGL